Genomic window (Neorhizobium galegae bv. orientalis str. HAMBI 540):
GAATATGAAGAAGATCTGCACGAGGTAAGGCGTGCCTCGGATGAATTCGACATAGGCCGTGACAGCATATTGCAGCGGTTTGACCCCGCTTGTCCGCAAAACCGCGCCTAACAGGCCGATAAGGCAAGACAGGAATATTGCGAGAAAGCTGACGATCAGCGTCATTTTGAGGCCGGTCATCAGATCCGGCAGGGCCTCGAGAATATAAGCAAAATCCATGGCCGTCATCCTGCTCGAAAATACCGGTGAACATGGGGTCCTGACGGTCGAACCGTCAGGACCAGGTCGTTCACTTTGCGGCTGGCGGATCCGTTTCGAAGGATTTTACCATTTCCGCCGCGACAATCGGATCCTTGACGAAGGTCGGCACCGTCTTCGAGTAAAATTTCTCGTTCTTCAGTTTCTTGAGGACGCCATTGACGAAAGCCTTGAGCTCGTCTTCCCCCTTGCGGACGCCGACGCCATTGAAGCCGAGATCGACGGGCTCTTCCAGCGTGCGGAATTCAGGATAGTTGGCCGCAAGCGTCGCGATGGTGATCGCATCGCCCACATATCCGTCGGCACGACCCTGCTGCAGGGCCTGCAGATTGTCGGCATTGGTGTTGAGTTGGACGAATTCCAGGCTCGGAATGCGTTCCTTCAGCCACTTCAGCTGCGACCCGCCCTTGATGATGAGCATCGACTTGCCGTCGAGGTCGGCCAGCTTCTGAACCTTGCTGTCCTTCGGCACGATCACCCGGCTGCTGCCCCAGTAGTAAATATCGGAGTAATCGATCACCTGTTCGCGAGACGGAGTCTTGCCGAGCGTGGCAATGATCAGGTCGATCTTCCCACTGGTCAGGGAAGGAATGCGGGCGTCCGTCGCCACGCAGCTCAGTTCCGCCTTTTCGGCGGCCCCGAAGGCGGCAATGCCGATCTGCTTTGCCATTTCGATCTCGATGCCGGCCGGCTTGCCGTCGGTGCCGGATGCTCCAAATGGAGGAGAATCGCATTTGACGCCGATCCGGACCACGCCGGCGTCCTTGATCGCCTTCGGCAGGGCCTGAGCCGAGGCGGACAGCGCCGGAACCACGAAGGCGGCAAGGGTGCCGAGCGCTATGGCCGAACGGCGAAGCATGCTGATGGATATGTACATGGCTGTTGTTCCCTTTGTATCATTGTTTTGTCCACCGAACGTTTTCCCGTCCGTATGCTTTTTGCCGCAAACCGCGCCGGCTGCAGAAATAACCTGCTAGTGCAGTATCTGGTTGAGAAACGCCTTAGTCCGGCTTTCCCGTGGATTGCTGAAGAACTCCTCCGGAGGCGCGGTTTCGACGATCCGTCCCGCATCCATGAAAACGACCCTGTCCGCCACCTGCCGCGCGAAACCCATTTCATGCGTGACGCACACCATGGTCATGCCGTCGCTCGCCAGCTGCGCCATCGTGTCCAGCACCTCGCGCACGAGTTCCGGATCGAGTGCCGAGGTCGGTTCATCGAACAGCATGATCTTCGGGTTCATGCAGAGCGATCGGGCGATCGCCGCGCGCTGCTGTTGTCCGCCCGACAGCTGGCTTGGATAAAAATCGGCTTTGTCGGGAATTCGCACCCGTTCCAGATAGGCGCGCGCCACAGCCTCAGCATCCTTTCTCCCAACGCCCTTTACCCAGCGGGGAGCCAGCGTGCAGTTCTCGAGCACGGTAAGATGCGGATAGAGATTGAAGTTCTGAAACACCATGCCGACATCCTGCCGGACGCGGTCGATGATCTTCCTATTGTCGGTCAGCTCCGTCCCGTTGACGATGATACGGCCCTTCTGGTGCCTTTCCAGATAGTTGATGCAGCGGATCATGGTGGACTTGCCAGAACCCGAGGGACCGCAAACCACCACTTTTTCGCCACGCCTGACGGTGAGGTTGACGTCATGCAACACCTGGAGGATGGAAAACCATTTGTCGACGCCGGACAATTCGACGGCAATTTCCGGATCGGTCATCTCCGAAGTCTTCTCCTTCGCCGTCATCTACGATCTCCTCCCGAACGCTCGGCTTACGAGGCCAAAGCCTGACTTTTCTGCGCGAAACGGGCCGGCCGGAAATTTGCAAGCAGAGAACTCATCTCACCGGTCACG
Coding sequences:
- a CDS encoding transporter substrate-binding domain-containing protein, which codes for MYISISMLRRSAIALGTLAAFVVPALSASAQALPKAIKDAGVVRIGVKCDSPPFGASGTDGKPAGIEIEMAKQIGIAAFGAAEKAELSCVATDARIPSLTSGKIDLIIATLGKTPSREQVIDYSDIYYWGSSRVIVPKDSKVQKLADLDGKSMLIIKGGSQLKWLKERIPSLEFVQLNTNADNLQALQQGRADGYVGDAITIATLAANYPEFRTLEEPVDLGFNGVGVRKGEDELKAFVNGVLKKLKNEKFYSKTVPTFVKDPIVAAEMVKSFETDPPAAK
- a CDS encoding amino acid ABC transporter ATP-binding protein; protein product: MTAKEKTSEMTDPEIAVELSGVDKWFSILQVLHDVNLTVRRGEKVVVCGPSGSGKSTMIRCINYLERHQKGRIIVNGTELTDNRKIIDRVRQDVGMVFQNFNLYPHLTVLENCTLAPRWVKGVGRKDAEAVARAYLERVRIPDKADFYPSQLSGGQQQRAAIARSLCMNPKIMLFDEPTSALDPELVREVLDTMAQLASDGMTMVCVTHEMGFARQVADRVVFMDAGRIVETAPPEEFFSNPRESRTKAFLNQILH